In the genome of Mycteria americana isolate JAX WOST 10 ecotype Jacksonville Zoo and Gardens chromosome 7, USCA_MyAme_1.0, whole genome shotgun sequence, one region contains:
- the GPR149 gene encoding putative G-protein coupled receptor 149, with amino-acid sequence MSVTPSNLSLNGTSFFAENHSIMDKPSEQRTLNVFLFCLTFIIAFTALLGSIYSLVSLLKMQNKTTVSMIVTSLSIDDLISTVPVIIFMLTQWSSDVLPQPLCTTSALVYLFQGISSNLKGSLIVSYNFYTINKTETMSCSTSKRQVSVVWAILTIWIVSLLICILPLCGWGKYIPTSWGCFTDCASSYILFLFIVYSLCFCLLTVLSVPLTYQLLCSDEQQLLHIDYQEISRGYITPGTPAGCSTATLSLSPVDPVDKTLKHFQNACPSSEAVFRKDVAESGALEPGCVNSIQSRSFTVGFAQKRFSLILALTKVVLWLPMMIQMVVQHITGFQSLSFETLSFLLTLLAATVTPVFVLSEHWIHLPCGCIINCRRNSYAVSSEELKTKRRGFEFSLSFQQGYGIYKISHESHHHRHGDGKSTSYHNLVSYDCGNSTEPGRGSGDAPRAGTAGFSTTAPADSSRDAPAAPGAGREAGEERSTDRLLPDKLGAFKREEARSLDKSTFSEGPERRLSHEESHKPELTDWEWCRSKSERTPRQRSGGALAIPLCAFQGTVSLQAPTGKTLSLSTYEVSTEGQKITPTSKKIEVYRSKSVGHEPNPEESPNTFADTSVKIHLEVLEICDNEEALDTVSIISNISQSSTQVRSPSLRYSRKENRFVSCDLGETASYSLFIPSNNPDSDINISIPDTVEAHRQNSKKQHMERGGYQEEIQMLNKAYRKREEDGNSN; translated from the exons ATGTCGGTAACGCCTAGTAATTTGTCACTCAATGGGACAAGCTTCTTCGCTGAAAATCATAGCATTATGGATAAGCCTAGCGAGCAGAGAACTTTGAatgtctttctgttttgcttaacTTTTATCATTGCATTCACAGCACTTCTGGGCAGCATTTATTCACTAGTTTCCCtgctgaaaatgcagaacaaaaccaCAGTTTCAATGATTGTGACCTCTTTGTCAATAGACGATTTGATCAGCACTGTGCCAGTGATTATTTTCATGCTCACCCAGTGGTCAAGTGATGTCCTCCCCCAGCCTCTGTGCACCACCTCAGCGCTTGTATATTTATTCCAGGGCATTTCTAGCAACCTGAAAGGGTCTCTTATAGTTTCTTACAACTTCTACACCATCAACAAAACTGAGACAATGAGCTGCAGCACTTCCAAGCGACAAGTGAGCGTGGTATGGGCCATTCTTACCATTTGGATCGTCAGTTTGCTGATCTGCATTTTGCCTCTCTGTGGTTGGGGCAAGTACATCCCCACCTCCTGGGGTTGCTTCACTGACTGTGCCAGTTCCTacatcttgtttttatttattgtcTACTCGCTGTGCTTTTGCCTCCTCACAGTGCTCTCTGTCCCTCTAACTTACCAGCTGTTGTGCTCAGATGAGCAACAGCTATTACACATTGATTACCAGGAAATCTCTCGAGGCTACATCACCCCTGGGACACCTGCAGGCTGCAGTACTGCCACCCTATCTCTGTCACCGGTGGACCCTGTGGATAAAACCCTGAAGCACTTCCAAAATGCGTGTCCAAGCTCGGAGGCAGTTTTTAGGAAAGATGTGGCTGAGAGTGGTGCACTCGAGCCCGGTTGCGTGAACAGCATACAGAGCAGGAGCTTCACGGTGGGCTTCGCCCAGAAACGATTCTCACTGATTCTTGCATTGACAAAAGTCGTTCTCTGGCTTCCAATGATG ATACAAATGGTTGTCCAGCACATCACTGGTTTTCAAAGCCTTTCGTTTGAGACACTTAGCTTCCTGCTGACTTTGCTGGCTGCCACAGTCACCCCAGTATTTGTCCTGTCGGAACACTGGATCCACCTGCCCTGTGGATGCATCATCAATTGCAGGAGGAATTCGTATGCAGTGTCTTCAGAAGAACTCAAAA CCAAACGCAGGGGTTTCGAATTCAGCCTGTCGTTCCAGCAAGGTTATGGAATCTACAAAATATCCCATGAAAGCCACCACCACCGGCATGGCGATGGTAAATCCACGTCCTACCACAACCTGGTGAGCTACGACTGCGGTAATTCGACAGAACCGGGGCGAGGCAGCGGCGATGCCCCCCGCGCCGGGACGGCGGGGTTCAGCACCACGGCCCCGGCGGACAGCTCCCGGGACGCGCCGGCGGCACCCGGGGCTGGGCGAGAGGCTGGCGAGGAGAGGAGCACCGACCGCCTCCTTCCTGACAAGCTGGGAGCCTTTAAAAGAGAAGAGGCCAGAAGTTTGGATAAGTCGACTTTTTCTGAAGGACCAGAAAGGAGGCTGTCTCATGAGGAAAGCCATAAACCTGAACTCACAGACTGGGAGTGGTGCAGGAGTAAATCAGAGAGGACCCCTCGGCAG cgATCAGGTGGGGCCTTAGCTATCCCTCTGTGTGCATTTCAAGGAACTGTATCTCTTCAGGCACCTACGGGAAAAACACTCTCTTTATCTACATATGAGGTAAGCACTGAAGGGCAAAAAATAACACCCACGTCAAAGAAAATTGAAGTATATCGATCTAAAAGTGTTGGTCACGAGCCAAACCCAGAGGAGTCTCCTAATACATTTGCTGACACAAGTGTTAAAATTCATTTAGAGGTACTTGAAATTTGTGACAATGAAGAAGCCCTGGATACTGTGTCAATCATCAGTAATATCAGCCAGTCCTCCACACAGGTAAGGTCTCCATCCTTACGTTATTCACggaaagaaaacaggtttgtCTCATGTGATTTAGGGGAAACTGCCTCCTACTCCCTCTTCATACCGTCGAACAATCCTGACAGCGATATTAACATATCCATTCCAGACACTGTCGAAGCTCATCGGCAGAATAGTAAAAAGCAGCATATGGAAAGAGGTGGTTATcaggaagaaatacaaatgttgAATAAAGCATACAGAAAACGGGAAGAAGATGGCAACAGCAATTAA